From a region of the Cyprinus carpio isolate SPL01 chromosome A18, ASM1834038v1, whole genome shotgun sequence genome:
- the LOC109046381 gene encoding uncharacterized protein LOC109046381 yields the protein MQQERYPSEFSNIQSKSDIPKQSNIAKLCPVADSFGLLRVGGRITQSGLEINRTNPLIIPVQHHLTTLLVRHHHEQVKHQGRHFTEGAIRDAGLWLVGGKRCIRGTLSQCVTCRRLRGKQEHQLMADLPADRLQVAPPFTYVGLDVFGPWEVISRRTRGGQANSKRWAVMFTCLCVRAVHIEVIETLSASSFINALRRFFSIRGPAAQIRSDRGTNFTGASKELNLEDDADMQRYLQDQQCTWIFNPPHASHMGGAWERLIGVARRILDSMFLQQRFSSLTHEVLVTLMAEVCAIMNARPLLPVSTDPENPLILTPSMLLTQRTGAPSSPPPDFGKAEIIRHQWKLVQHLAETFWHKWQREYLSTLQSRARWQDKRPNLQEGDVILMKDNAAPRNHWPMAVVIKTFPSRDNVVRTVDIRVIRHSTPKVFKRPVTELVLLFSP from the coding sequence ATGCAGCAGGAAAGATATCCTAGTGAATTCAGTAACATTCAGAGTAAGTCAGACATTCCAAAACAGAGCAACATTGCAAAGCTGTGCCCAGTGGCTGACAGCTTTGGACTTCTCAGAGTAGGTGGACGCATCACTCAGTCTGGCCTTGAGATAAACCGCACCAATCCCCTCATCATCCCAGTTCAGCACCACCTAACGACTCTCCTTGTGCGACACCATCACGAGCAGGTAAAACACCAGGGCAGACACTTTACAGAGGGGGCCATCAGGGACGCTGGACTGTGGCTGGTGGGCGGAAAGAGATGTATCAGAGGTACTCTGTCCCAATGTGTCACCTGCAGGAGACTGCGTGGCAAGCAAGAACATCAGCTGATGGCAGATCTGCCTGCAGACCGGCTACAAGTTGCCCCACCGTTCACTTACGTCGGCTTGGACGTGTTCGGCCCATGGGAGGTTATCAGCCGTCGGACGAGAGGTGGACAAGCAAACAGCAAAAGGTGGGCAGTAATGTTcacctgtctgtgtgtgcgtgctgtACACATTGAAGTGATAGAGACACTGAGTGCATCTAGTTTCATAAATGCTCTACGGAGATTTTTCTCCATCAGAGGCCCTGCCGCACAGATTAGGTCTGACAGAGGCACTAACTTTACTGGTGCTTCAAAAGAATTGAATCTGGAAGATGACGCAGACATGCAACGTTACCTACAAGACCAACAATGCACATGGATTTTCAATCCCCCGCACGCCTCCCATATGGGAGGTGCCTGGGAGCGACTTATCGGGGTGGCCCGTCGCATCCTAGACTCCATGTTCCTGCAGCAACGCTTCTCTTCATTGACACACGAGGTCCTCGTCACACTCATGGCAGAGGTGTGTGCAATTATGAATGCGAGACCCCTACTGCCTGTGTCAACTGACCCCGAGAACCCTCTCATACTCACCCCCTCCATGCTTCTGACACAAAGGACAGGAGCCCCATCGTCGCCTCCACCTGACTTTGGCAAGGCAGAGATCATCCGTCACCAATGGAAGCTGGTACAACATCTCGCAGAGACATTTTGGCACAAATGGCAACGTGAATACCTGAGCACCCTGCAAAGTCGTGCCAGGTGGCAGGACAAAAGGCCTAACTTGCAAGAAGGAGACGTCATCTTGATGAAAGACAATGCAGCACCAAGGAACCACTGGCCAATGGCAGTGGTCATCAAAACTTTTCCCAGCAGAGATAATGTTGTCAGGACTGTAGATATCAGAGTGATTCGTCACAGCACTCCTAAAGTGTTTAAGAGACCTGTAACTGAACTTGTCTTACTTTTCTCCCCCTAA